The DNA window AAAGGTATCCAAATCTCTTCCACCATCCTTTCTTTATTTCTAAAGGGTTCCCTTGGGTCCATTTAGATTAAAAGATAGGTTAAAAGAGGGTGAGATAGATTTAGAGGCCACTGCTGAAGCTGAGGTTAAAAAACTAGTAGAGAAGCCCTTACTCAATAACTATACTCAATAAGTACAGGGTCTCGTTTTAGGGTCATTTCTGAAGATGCTCTGATGTTCCCGCAAAAAGTTTGTGAAGCTGCAAATGCGCATCTGAAATTGcatttcgccacaattgtagtaAACAACCTGTCCACCACTAATGACCAAATCTGGATTCTGGAGTATCTAAGGGGGTGTTGGGTTGGAGCAtctaagggtgtgtttggttccaGCAGGGCTAATAGTCCTGTCACATCGAATGTTTGATAcgaattagaagtattaaatgtAGATTAATGacaaaattaattgcataaCTCCctggctaattcacgagatgtatctattaagtctaattagtccatgatttgataatattgtgctacagtaaatatgtgctaatgatggattaatcagacttaatagattcatctcgcgaattagccggGTTATGCAATAagttttataattaacttatattTAGTCCGCTTAATTAACATCCGAACATCCGATGTGACAGAGCTAAATTTTAGCCTTTATTATCCAAACACCCTCTAAAGATTTAGCCCTTGTGATCCAAACACCCAGCCTCTGCAAGCTTCTCTCAGTATTTGGGCAGGGGCGAATATTTTGTACACAGATTCACGATCTGTTTCCAAACTGGCCAAGCGGACTTTGTATTTGCATGGAGTTTTGAACAGAGAATGTTACTAGGATGGGTTGCTTAGATACGATTTTGTGTTGCAGGAAAGTTCAGATGAGGTGATCGAAGCCACACCACAGGTGCCGAGGAGAAGGGATGTAAAATTGGAGAGATTAGAACTTGGTCTGGCCAAAGCTCGGTCGGCGATAATGGAAGCTATCAAGAACAAAGACAAGAGGCCTCCGTTGGCTGACAAAGATTATGTGCCAATGGGGCCGATCTACAGGAATGCCTATGCATTTCACAGGTACATAATTCTCCAGCTGAAACTTAATTGTAGTTATTAAGAACAATTAAATACCTGATTGTTCATGGAGGCAATATTTGCAGTGCCCACACTGATACTGAATTTTCTGAACATCCCTCTGCTGTCAACACAGGAGCTACTTGGAAATGGAGAAGCTGTTCAAGGTGTATGTGTACGAGGAAGGCGAGCCGCCGGTGTTCCACGACGGGCCATGCCGCAGCATATACTCGACGGAGGGCAGGTTCATCTACTCCATGGAGATGGAGAGCCGGCTGCGGACCAGGGACCCGGACCTCGCCCacgccttcttcctccccttcagCGTCGTCAAGATGGTGAAGATGATCTACGAGCCCAACTCGCACGACATGGGCCCGCTCAAGCGCACCATCTCCGACTACATCGGCGTGCTGTCCGCCAAGTACCCGTACTGGAACCGCAGCCTCGGCGCCGACCACTTCATGCTCTCCTGCCATGACTGGGTAAGTTTGCTATGATTTATGTTTTGTAAATTGTAGATCATTGACTTGCCGTTTGAGGAATTTAAGCTGAACTCTACGGATTCTTTTGAGCAAGAGAACTCTACGAATTTGAATTTTGTGCCAGGGGCCGTATGTGTCGTCGGCGAATGGTCATCTATTTGGCAACTCCATCCGGGTGCTGTGCAACGCCAACACGTCGGAGGGCTTCAACCCGTCCAAGGACGTGTCCCTGCCGGAGATCAACCTCCGCACCGACGTCGTGGACCGGCAGGTTGGTGGCCCCTCGGCGTCGCGCCGCCCGATCCTGGCCTTCTTCGCCGGCGGCAACCACGGCCCCGTCCGGCCGTCGCTGCTGGCGCACTGGAAGGGGAAGGGGCAACCCGACGTGCAGGTGAGCGAGTACCTGCCCCGCGGCGTGTCGTACACGGACATGATGCGGCGGAGCCGCTTCTGCCTGTGCCCCGGCGGGTACGAGGTGGCGTCCCCGCGGCTGGCGGAGGCCATCTACCTGGAGTGCGTGCCCGTCGTGGTGGACGACGGCGAGTACGCGCTGCCGTTCGCGGACGTGCTCAACTGGGACGCGTTCGCCGTGCGGCTCCGCGCCGCCGACATCCCGCGGCTCCGGGAGGTGCTCTCCGCCGTGTCGCCGCGGCACTACATCCGAATGCAGCGGCGGGTTCGGGCGGTGCGGCGGCACTTCATGGTGCATGGCGGCCCGCCGCGCCGGTACGACGCGTTCCACATGATCCTGCACTCGGTCTGGCTCCGGAGGCTCAACGTCAGGATCGCCGCGCGGGGCTAGCTGATTTCTCCTCGGAGCTTGGCACGCACCTGCTAGCTGACAGATGACGCGGTCTGATTGTCTGTGTTAAACACTGTGATGAAGAGTGAGTTCCTTGGGTTGTTGGTGTAAATTTTGAGTGGGGGTTGGAGGAATCTTGGAGCTGCATTTTGGAAATGAAATGGTTGACATCCATcttcaaaaaaagaagaaaaaaaggagAAACGGTGCACTAGAACATGGTTTCTTGCAGTCTGTTTCAGTGCAACCTGCACACACAGACACAACTAAGGGGACGGTGCACTGTATAAAATCGGTGAAAGGGACGATCAGGAGCCATGGTTTCTTGTAAGCTAGCAGTAGCAGTAGAAACGGCCGTATGCTTCTGCGTTTGTTTTCACTTACTAGAACACGCGCCTATCATGATCATAACATTGGGTACAGGAAGTATCTATAATGAAATATCAGCATATCCTGAACTAAGGTTCTGTAGGTTACATATTTATATGTCATGACCAAAATTTGTAGCTATCAAATAATTTAGCTATACATCCAAATAAGGAGAATAGTGAATCAAATTTTTTATTGCCATGAGTTTAACAAAAGCATGTATCAGTATAGTTTTTTAAGCTCATCGGACTATGATCAGCAGACGATCAAACACATAAAAGGCCGATTGCAACTGGTATAGGAAAAATGGATGCCGATGCGACTTCGGCAGATGATCAAACCTAAAAAAGAAGGCTACCCACAACTGCTATGAGCAAACTGGATAAGACCTCCCCTTCTGGCTATGCATCCTCGCTTGGGTTGTAAAGCAAAAGAAATATATGAATCATGTGACTTGGTGATATATAATTAGGACATGTAAAGAATTTGTTACTCAGATCTCGTCCTACACATCAGAATATGGGTGCAAGATAGTGGATAAAGACGGTGCAAAAAATTACCTTAGTTTTAGTATAGGCATCTGCACCGGCACCATCATCATCTCCACACCACCTTTGTCAGTTAATAGCTTCCTAGCAGTTTTTTTCTAGAAGATGGGCGAGATCTAGAAGTACATATATATAAGTTTAAATTTTATTTCTAATACACAATCGATAAAAACTAAAAATTAGAATGTTAGTGAACCTAAATTTTTCTTGTAACTCTTTTCTTTGTCTTATTTGTAGAATCATTAGATGTATTTGCATTGATAGCAACAATAGTGTCTTATGATAAAACACGCTAAAAAGAAGCAATTAAGGTCACTGCAACTCACCTACACAAATGACTATCACAGACAGACAGCTGCACCATGCCTAAATTAGCTGCAAGTATTTTTTTCCCCAAGCTGACTGAATACATAAAGAGCAGGTCTAATCACATATGTTTAACTTCTTGTGCGTATAAAAAAAAAGTTCATTGATAGCTCAAAATTTATTGTACAATGTTCAAATGATGTGTTGGTGTTTTCTTTCATTAATGTGTTATCTAACCTACTGGTCAGGAGCATAAGTATGTACAATTTCTTTTTAAGAATAACAAACACTACATTATAAATATCAAGTTAATAGGAATGTGCAGTAGCTAACTTGAACAGATACACACGGCATCGGACGCAGGTCGTGTGCGTCCGAGCAGCAACAGGCCGAGGGAGGGGCCCCAACCGCCGCGTCAGAAGCCCCGTGAAGCATCAACGTGCGCCGGTTCCGCGAACTGAGCATACCTTGGCAGTTAAGGTTCCTTGCAGCGGAATATGTCTACCTAGATTCAAATTGCAGACTTGATATAGGTgctcataattttctgaattATTGTAGAATTTTACCGGTGCTATTTTTTCAGTGGTAGGCAACATATCCATTAACAGCGAAGCGTCTGTGGTGACTTTGTCAATTTTAAAAATCTACTAGCTCAATTTTTCGAAGTTGCTCATAGAAGTAAGGTTGTGTATGTGTATTTATAGAGATAAGTGTATGCGTATTCGAAAAGTATCATCACCGGTTCCCATTTGTGTGCGCCTACACTCCACTGTGGCTAGCCTCATGCGGTTCTGGTATATAAAAAATGCGTCGTtcaaattcttttttttttaaagggGAGCATGCAGTTTCTATTGGTCGCAGCCTTTCAGTCCTGGAGCGCTGGGAGCTGCGGGACCCGCGTCGGGCGCCACACACGTTGCGGGAAGCCCGGACAGAGCTCCAGAAGGCAGTTTCTTCGATTCGATTGAACATTTCAAACTTCCATGCTATTGTTATACCTAATGCCCATAGCTACGTTTTCACTTATTCGATTGAACATTCCAAGCTTCCTTGCTATTGTTATACCTAATAATGCCTATAGCtacttttattttttatttgtcCATTCCATTTAGAAAACCTTTATCCGCTCCATTCGAGAGAGTTGAAAATAGCATAGCCTCTGGGATGTTGGCATCGACCTTCTGTCTGTTTTTCCTACCATCGCCGGTCACCGCTCATCATCAACAGGAGATGCATGCACCCCCATCTATAATAATATATCTTCAACCATTAATGAGTTTATTTACAATATTATTTGCTTACCATCACTTTTGATGAATCAAATTTATTGACAAGAGGAATAAGGGATGCATGAAAGATAAGAGAGAGGCTAAGCTCCTTCTTCCTCCATCTCTATTCTCTAGGGTGCTCATGCACCTCTCCCCCTGGATCCGCCCCTGGAGTAAGCAAGAATGCATAATTGTTATTGTCTCAATCTAATCCTCATATAAGGCAATGTGAAAAAAAGGGTCAAATGATAATTCATTTACAAAGTTCAGCAAATAATTTATTTATGCACATAGATGACTTTATTATACATTCAGATATATTTTCATTAGAATCTTTCATGTACTTGTTTCAGTGACACCTTATTTAGTAGCGTGGGCAGCACCATAGGTCCGTAGCTGGGGTAAAACACCTCCTATTCACCATGCTCAGAAATGATGTATGAAATTATTTCTCGTGTATTTCTTGTGGTTGATGGTGTGAATTGCTGGTTTAAATATTCGGAACACATGATGAAATTTGGTAGCTACAACAGAAGTATAAAAAATTCTCAGCTGTCAATTACTCGTGTACAATATGTAAAAATTAGCAGCTGCAATTTACTAGCAGCACAACAGATAGCAGTTGTTAATTTATTTGTCGTTGGGCCTGCCCCTTGCTCTCCTCCATCTTCCAAACAGCTATCGAGATAGGGATATGGGAGGCACGTGAGTCCGAACGCTATTATGAATGTGCGATCAACACTACACTATGTAGAGGCGGAGGAGCATTGCCTAGAAAATCGCCAGCCGAGACTTTTATTCCACAGGATAATTTAGCCCTAGGGTGTTCATGCCCCCTCCCTCTAATCCGTCCTTGGAGTAAGCATGAATGAATAATTGTTATTATCTCACTCTAATCCTCGTACAAGATAATGTGAGAAAAAAGTTCAAATGTAGTTCATTTAAAAAGTTCAGCAAATAATTTATTTATGCATATATGATTTCATTATACATTCACATATATTTTCGTTATAACCTTTCATATACTTGTTTTAGTTTTAGTGATACCTTATTTAGTAGCGTGGGTAGCAGCGTAGGTTCGTAGCTGGGGTAAAACACCTTCTATTTACCGCGCCCGGAGATGATGTATGGATCCATGCTACTATTATTCTTTCCAGCGTCTTCCAGCGTCACCATCGAGTTGTTTACCTGCTCTCAGCTTGCTTGATTCTTTTGTACCGCCCCAAACCGACCCTGGTATCTTCGGATGAAAATCATTTTTTTTTgcagccggccacgtcagcccgCACGGGCTGATTCCGAATTTCAGATAGGCACGCACGACACCGACCGACGCACTGCCCACTCATCGCGCTAGCCGCCGTCACGCGCGCCCCGCCGATCctaaggctgtctccagcgGTTCGCGGTAAACGGTTCGGTACCCTAAAATCGGAGCATACTGTAGTAAGCCACGACTCCAGCGGTCTTCTCCAAACCGTTCGGTAAAATGGGGGAGGGGGAGAGCGTCCCGCACAGAGGGAGCGAGGAGCGCCGTCCTCCATTCGCCTCGCGCTCCAGCGCATCTCCGCCAGCGCCTTCCGCGCGGCCGCGGGAAGAAACTGCCGGGGAGGGGAAAGCGACGGCCGCCGTTGGGTCGCCGGTGGGGGAGGGCCTAGCGGGTGCGGCGGGCCGCGGGCGAGCAGATCTggaagaggggcggcggggccagATCGGCGGGCGCGTCTCGGTCGGCAGCGGCCTTGCGCTGGAGGGCCGCCGGGGGCGTCTGGGGCCTGCGCACGGGGAGAGGGAAGTCCCGGCCGGCGTCCTCCATCCCCTTCTGCGCGGGCGCAGGAGGAAGCAGCCGAGCGGGGTCCCCGGCGCGCGGCGGATCTGGAGGAGTGCGGCAGTTCGTCCTTGGGGGCCGCGGCCGGAGGGGAAGGCGAGAGTGACTCGGGGCCGTCATCTGCAAAGGGAGGGGGCAGCGGCGAAGGGAGACGAAAGAGGCGGCGGTCGGCACGCGCTCGACGGCGGTTCATCTCCAGATCCGCCGACATCCCGTCTTCCTCGAAGCGGCGCCGGAGGGAAGGTAAGCTGTTCGATTTCGTTGTTTATTTATTGACTCGAGCAAGCTGCGGGTAGGTTGCTAGCTGGTCGGTATTCaaatcgccgccggccaccgcggTCGCGGCTGCGGGTTATGGTTGATTCGGGGGTTCTCGGTGCGGGATTGGAAGAGTGGAGGCACGCGGCTCTCATCAGCTGCTTGGGGTTGCTGGTGTGCAGGGTAGGCTAGGTGGCGGATTTCAAGATCGATTTGAGCCGTGTTTGTTTCCTTTCCCCATCTCCTGGTAGTGGATCCTGGTGATTTTGAGCTGGCCGTTCTTCCCCATTTCTTTGCGCACTTGACCCTTCTCGCAAAATTAGGCGCCTCTGGTTTCCTTCTCGATGCCCACATACCGTGATCTGGTTCGACCAAATAGGTGGTCAAGCCTTTCACCATTTTTTTCGTGTTGCTCTTGATGGGAAAGGCCACATCGGCTTGTTCCTGGGATTGAGGCAGACTAAATTCAGACCACGGCCTGGTCAAGACTCATGGGAAATGTAGCCTGTAGGTTATGATTGATCCTTGTACGTGTTTATTCCAGAAGCCAGAACTTTATCCAGAGTTTTCCACGACACATTAAGATACTGTCTGAATTAGAGATCAATTTATATATCATGAATCATATTCTGACCTTTCACTACTTCCCTTGGCCGAGCGCAGGGTTGCCAATTGTTTGCGATGTAGTATGTTCTTCCTTTTTCGTGGTGTGTGTTGAGCTTTGGACCCCTGTTCCTTGGCTCAGATGTACTGTAACGACTCCTGTTTCCTCTTAATGAAAAAATGTGCTCCGACACAGTCACAAAAAAAGATGTAGCTACTCCATGCATTATACACATGTATGTATGGTGCTGATACTTGCCGCTTCCTTAGTCAAATCTCATCAAGGAATTGTGCATGTCATTTCAAATTATACCTTGCTGTTGGGTCACATGTTTGTGGTCCAGCTATGAATCTTCAGGGGCACATTGGTGAAAGGAATTTGGCACTCATCATGCTGGTGATATCATGATAGCATAAACATAATATCATGCTGACTATACACTGCGTATCTTACTATCTTACATCTGCCCATTGCACTAGCTATTAAGGTTGATCAAGCTTCT is part of the Panicum hallii strain FIL2 chromosome 2, PHallii_v3.1, whole genome shotgun sequence genome and encodes:
- the LOC112882592 gene encoding probable glycosyltransferase At5g03795, whose amino-acid sequence is MRASVSASSAQPCLPCLHSHGNGRAVAAAYAVAACLVAVTFLALAALDPRAQASSWFLSSSSSSSLSSFSSLQPSGGGGASEHLLVTSSSYSDDGDSRNSTGKEVHEEVQVGGDDLLLSLINPSSGRGAPQLSVTPPTAAPELEPTPAALAPPAATESSDEVIEATPQVPRRRDVKLERLELGLAKARSAIMEAIKNKDKRPPLADKDYVPMGPIYRNAYAFHRSYLEMEKLFKVYVYEEGEPPVFHDGPCRSIYSTEGRFIYSMEMESRLRTRDPDLAHAFFLPFSVVKMVKMIYEPNSHDMGPLKRTISDYIGVLSAKYPYWNRSLGADHFMLSCHDWGPYVSSANGHLFGNSIRVLCNANTSEGFNPSKDVSLPEINLRTDVVDRQVGGPSASRRPILAFFAGGNHGPVRPSLLAHWKGKGQPDVQVSEYLPRGVSYTDMMRRSRFCLCPGGYEVASPRLAEAIYLECVPVVVDDGEYALPFADVLNWDAFAVRLRAADIPRLREVLSAVSPRHYIRMQRRVRAVRRHFMVHGGPPRRYDAFHMILHSVWLRRLNVRIAARG